A genomic stretch from Arachis stenosperma cultivar V10309 chromosome 3, arast.V10309.gnm1.PFL2, whole genome shotgun sequence includes:
- the LOC130967654 gene encoding protein BOLA4, chloroplastic/mitochondrial, producing the protein MRPQMLSLSSNATTTLLRQALPFLLQLHPSLTLPSPPNPNFIISSRSRSPLPPTPSAASSSLFAATRRFSTRATHVNDPGSIDSPLMHSMEKKIKDQLNAESVTVKDAYGDGRHVSIDVVSTAFEGQSAVNRQRMVYKAIWEELQSTVHAVDQMTTRTPAEAATK; encoded by the exons ATGCGTCCTCAGATGTTGTCACTCTCATCCAACGCCACAACAACACTTCTCCGTCAAGCTCTTCCCTTTCTCCTTCAGCTTCATCCCTCTCTCACTCTACCTTCTCCTCCTAACCCTAATTTCATCATTTCATCACGCTCTCGTTCACCCCTTCCTCCCACtccttctgctgcttcttcttctctattcGCCGCCACTCGCAGGTTTTCTACACGCGCCACCCATGTCAATGACCCTGGTTCTATCGACTCCCCTCTCATGCACTCCATGGAGAAAAAg ATAAAGGATCAACTCAATGCTGAATCAGTCACCGTAAAAGATGCTTATGGTGATGGACGCCATGTAAG TATCGATGTTGTATCCACTGCCTTTGAGGGACAGTCGGCTGTAAATCGGCAAAGGATGGTGTATAAAGCTATATGGGAGGAGCTTCAGAGCACAGTTCACGCAGTTGATCAGATGACAACTCGAACCCCTGCCGAAGCTGCCACAAAATGA
- the LOC130967653 gene encoding uncharacterized protein LOC130967653 — protein sequence METAPACFFCGGIPATATATATSTPNSVPFRCTVRVPFSSSFASLCLLARTRHGGGGGASVFRSLFSSSSPSVTGLGLIRSAANSETKLPAPSNAKRSRRRTRTRTVSLPTPRPPSPEKTNSNGNGNSNENGDPLGWKDLGKSVVRWIREGMRAMALDFAAAELQGEVEFGELSQRMGPGLTFVIEAQPYLNAVPMPLGLEVMCFKACTHYPTLFDHFQRELREVLQDLQNKSLLQDWRQTQSWKLLKTLANSAQHRAVARKIAHPLPKTVQGVLGMDLDKVKAMQQRIEDFTNRMSELLLIERDAELEFTQEELDAVPRPLDDASDPSRPIEFLVSHSQPQQELCDTICNLTAISTSTGLGGMHLVLFKVEGNHRLPPTTLSPGDMVCVRTCDSRGAVTTSCIQGFVNNLGDDGCSIIIALESRHGDPTFSKLFGKSVRIDRIQGLADTLTYERNCEALMLLQKNGLRKKNPSIAVVATLFGEEEDVAWLEKNNFVDWEEEKLNGLLENETFDSSQQRAIALGLNKKRPVLVIQGPPGTGKTGLLKQLIVCAVQQGERVLVTAPTNAAVDNMVEKLSNVGLNIVRVGNPARISKAVGSKSLGAIVNAKLASFREEYERKKSNLRKDLRLCLKDDSLAAGIRQLLKQLGRSLKKKEKQTMNEVLSCAQVVLATNTGAADPLIRRLDAFDLVVIDEAGQAIEPSCWIPILQGKRCILAGDQCQLAPVILSRQALEGGLGISLLERATALHEGILTTRLTTQYRMNDAIASWASKEMYGGLLKSSESVFSHLLVDSPFVKPTWITQCPLLLLDTRMPYGSLSVGCGEHLDPAGTGSFYNEGEADIVLQHVVSLVYAGVNPAAIVVQSPYVAQVQLLRDMLDEVPEAAGTEVATIDSFQGREADAVILSMVRSNTLGAVGFLGDSRRINVAITRARKHVAVVCDSSTICHNTFLARLLRHIRHFGRVKHAEPGSFGGSGLGMNPTLPSIN from the exons ATGGAAACTGCACCCGCTTGCTTCTTCTGCGGTGGAATCCCTGCAACTGCAACTGCCACAGCGACATCGACTCCGAATTCTGTGCCTTTCCGTTGTACCGTTAGAGTTCCCTTCTCTTCTTCGTTTGCCTCGCTCTGTCTGTTAGCTCGTACCAGGCACGGTGGCGGCGGCGGCGCTTCTGTTTTCCGCTCTTTGTTCTCGTCGTCGTCTCCGTCGGTCACCGGCCTCGGCCTAATTCGAAGCGCCGCTAACAGCGAAACGAAGCTCCCGGCTCCAAGTAACGCTAAACGAAGTAGAAGAAGAACGCGAACGCGAACGGTTTCTCTTCCTACTCCTCGGCCTCCGTCTCCGGAGAAAACTAACAGTAACGGTAACGGTAACAGCAATGAGAATGGGGATCCTCTCGGGTGGAAGGATCTTGGGAAGAGTGTTGTGAGATGGATTAGGGAGGGCATGAGGGCCATGGCGTTGGACTTCGCGGCGGCGGAGTTGCAGGGGGAAGTGGAATTCGGTGAGCTGAGTCAGCGAATGGGGCCTGGTCTGACTTTTGTGATCGAGGCTCAGCCTTATCTGAACGCTGTTCCGATGCCACTTGGGCTTGAAGTGATGTGCTTCAAGGCCTGCACACACTACCCAACTCTCTTTGATCACTTCCAGAGGGAGCTTCGGGAGGTTCTCCAGGACCTTCAGAATAAGTCCTTGCTCCAAGACTGGCGCCAAACGCAGTCTTGGAAGCTGCTTAAAACTCTCGCCAATTCAG CTCAGCATCGAGCAGTGGCCAGAAAGATAGCCCATCCCCTGCCCAAGACTGTCCAAGGTGTTTTAGGAATGGACTTGGACAAGGTCAAAGCAATGCAGCAGAGGATTGAGGATTTCACCAACCGCATGTCTGAACTACTCCTAATTGAAAGGGATGCTGAATTGGAGTTCACTCAGGAGGAATTGGATGCTGTTCCTAGGCCTCTGGATGATGCTTCCGACCCCTCAAGACCGATTGAATTCTTGGTTAGCCATAGCCAGCCTCAGCAAGAACTCTGTGACACCATTTGCAACTTAACTGCCATCAGTACCTCTACCG GACTTGGGGGAATGCATTTGGTGTTGTTCAAGGTTGAAGGTAACCATCGATTACCACCTACTACTCTTTCACCTGGAGATATGGTTTGTGTCAGAACATGTGACAGCAGGGGTGCAGTTACAACTTCTTGCATACAAGGATTTGTGAACAATCTTGGGGATGATGGCTGCAGTATTATTATTGCTCTAGAGTCACGCCATGGTGATCCTACATTTTCCAAACTATTCGGAAAGAGTGTGCGCATAGACCGTATTCAAGGACTGGCTGATACACTTACCTATGAG CGCAACTGTGAAGCTCTAATGCTGCTTCAGAAGAATGGTTTGCGGAAGAAGAATCCTTCAATTGCTGTTGTGGCTACACTCTTTGGAGAAGAGGAAGATGTCGCATGGCTTGAGAAGAACAATTTTGTTGACTgggaagaagaaaaattaaatgGACTGCTAGAAAATGAAACATTCGATAGTTCTCAGCAGCGAGCAATTGCATTGGGTTTGAATAAGAAGAGACCTGTATTGGTTATCCAAGGGCCTCCGGGTACAGGCAAGACTGGTTTGCTCAAGCAACTTATAGTATGTGCCGTTCAACAAGGTGAAAGGGTTCTAGTGACGGCACCTACGAATGCAGCTGTTGATAACATGGTTGAAAAGCTTTCAAATGTTGGATTAAATATTGTCCGAGTTGGAAATCCTGCTCGTATTTCAAAAGCTGTGGGATCAAAGTCTTTGGGTGCAATTGTAAATGCAAAGCTTGCAAGTTTTCGAGAAGAGTATGAAAGGAAAAAGTCAAATCTAAGGAAGGATCTAAGACTTTGTTTAAAGGACGATTCACTAGCTGCAGGCATACGGCAACTTCTGAAACAGCTGGGAAGGTCTctcaagaaaaaagaaaaacagacTATGAATGAAGTTTTATCTTGTGCGCAGGTTGTGCTTGCGACTAATACTGGAGCAGCTGATCCCTTGATTCGAAGGCTAGATGCTTTTGACTTGGTTGTCATAGATGAAGCGGGACAAGCAATTGAACCATCTTGTTGGATTCCTATATTGCAGGGAAAGCGCTGTATTCTTGCTGGCGATCAATGCCAACTTGCTCCTGTCATATTGTCCAGACAGGCCTTAGAAGGTGGCCTAGGAATATCACTACTGGAGAGAGCTACAGCATTGCACGAAGGGATTCTAACCACCAGGCTAACAACACAATACCGTATGAATGATGCAATTGCTAGTTGGGCCTCAAAGGAGATGTACGGAGGATTGTTGAAGTCTTCTGAGTCTGTCTTTTCCCATCTTCTTGTAGACTCTCCTTTTGTTAAG CCTACTTGGATAACCCAATGTCCACTGCTATTGCTTGATACAAGAATGCCATATGGAAGTCTGTCGGTTGGTTGCGGAGAGCATCTGGACCCAGCAGGAACGGGCTCATTTTATAATGAAGGAGAAGCTGATATAGTTCTGCAGCACGTCGTTTCCTTGGTTTATGCTG GTGTTAACCCAGCTGCCATTGTGGTGCAGTCCCCTTATGTCGCTCAAGTGCAGCTTCTGAGGGACATGCTTGATGAGGTACCTGAAGCTGCTGGTACTGAGGTTGCAACCATTGATAGTTTTCAAGGTCGTGAAGCTGATGCAGTAATTTTATCCATG GTACGGTCAAACACATTGGGAGCTGTTGGATTCCTTGGTGATAGCAGAAGAATCAATGTTGCCATCACAAGGGCACGCAAACATGTAGCCGTAGTCTGTGACAGCTCAACAATATGCCACAATACCTTCCTGGCAAGACTTCTGCGTCACATTCGACACTTTGGTCGGGTGAAGCATGCAGAACCAGGTAGTTTTGGGGGTTCTGGACTAGGGATGAACCCCACATTACCCTCCATTAATTAG